From a region of the Oncorhynchus tshawytscha isolate Ot180627B linkage group LG14, Otsh_v2.0, whole genome shotgun sequence genome:
- the LOC112266421 gene encoding LON peptidase N-terminal domain and RING finger protein 2 isoform X2 — protein MDVRLENHLDYFIHDNTAAAGLSPEMLAVAREAFRAGDFNLLAEIYGSQLADLRQPDRSLCLLNADALSRAGRTAEALDSYCTAANLDRLRPNELGSLVDCIAHTLRVKECLKECADSDGVSEDEHSLDLFSCRLCKCLLIEPTTLECGHTFCKPCIEDDGVKECEFCRYKLNETNRELKPIGFKVNVVLSGLLGKWFCAESEARRCWLEGDRMRNEQDFINALEKYNYALEKAPYMCGLLGRRAELHLAMNNFRQALQDGDAMCRLTPLSPKAHYVKALALNKAGYNEEALQEYFYCLALKPDWTSVKLETQKMLSEMFSTFKADGLPTSSLRPHPTGPASHLKPASHLLDSLHSTPRRWSQTPTGRRDSLSDTGAETKSSCEDSKTLASVVAALPLPPGLKRKFSDEPLGSAPPNKLPRKDESSSSQMPAACCSERREVSPQLLDSSDMDCSVCMRLFYEPVTTPCGHTFCMKCLERCLDHNPNCPLCKENITEYLATRGYHKTLLMEEVLQRYLSEELAERSKVYQEEMAELSNLAQEVPIFICTMAFPTIPCPLQVFEPCYRLMIRRSMETGTKQFGMCIADDIKGFADYGCMLEVKDVKFQADGRSVVDTVGVSRFRVLSHGHRDGYNTAKIEHLEDQKVEGEELAELQKLHDCVYEQASTWFTSLKDNMKNQIVSHFGQLPDKDPDIQGGASGPAWCWWLLAVLPLEKRAQLSILAMTTLRERLSTTRRVLSLVTRKHPPPRRPSSAAAASSSL, from the exons ATGGATGTTCGTTTGGAAAACCACTTGGATTATTTTATCCACGACAATACTGCTGCTGCGGGCTTGAGTCCAGAAATGCTGGCAGTTGCACGGGAAGCCTTCCGTGCTGGGGACTTCAACCTCCTTGCTGAGATATACGGCTCCCAGCTGGCGGACCTCCGACAACCGGACCGGAGCCTCTGCCTTCTGAATGCGGATGCTCTCAGCCGTGCAGGGCGGACAGCGGAGGCTCTGGATTCATACTGCACCGCCGCCAACTTGGACAGGTTACGACCAAACGAACTAGGTTCTCTCGTTGACTGTATTGCGCACACTTTGCGCGTAAAAGAATGCCTAAAAGAATGCGCAGACTCCGATGGGGTTTCCGAGGATGAGCATTCGTTGGACCTGTTCTCATGTCGGCTTTGCAAGTGCTTGTTAATCGAGCCAACAACTTTGGAATGCGGCCATACATTCTGCAAACCATGCATTGAGGATGACGGTGTCAAAGAATGTGAATTCTGTCGTTACAAACTGAACGAAACAAATCGAGAATTAAAGCCAATCGGGTTTAAAGTGAATGTAGTACTCAGTGGGCTGTTGGGTAAATGGTTTTGTGCAGAGAGTGAAGCAAGACGATGCTGGCTTGAAGGGGATAGAATGCGGAACGAACAGGACTTTATCAACGCACTTGAAAAATACAACTACGCTCTTGAAAAAG CCCCCTATATGTGTGGGCTGCTGGGCCGACGGGCAGAGCTGCATCTGGCGATGAACAACTTCAGACAGGCCCTACAGGATGGGGACGCCATGTGTCGACTGACGCCCCTCTCTCCCAAG GCTCACTACGTGAAGGCCCTGGCTCTGAACAAAGCCGGTTATAATGAAGAGGCCCTGCAAGAATACTTCTACTGTCTGGCTCTGAAGCCAGACTGGACCTCAGTCAAGCTGGAAACGCAAAAG ATGCTGAGTGAGATGTTCTCCACGTTCAAGGCAGACGGTCTCCCCACGTCATCACTTCGCCCCCACCCAACAGGCCCCGCCTCCCACCTCAAACCAGCCTCCCATCTCCTCgactccctccattccacccctCGTAGATGGAGCCAAACCCCTACTGGCCGTAGAGACAGTTTGTCTGACACTGGAGCAGAGACCAAGTCCTCATGTGAGGACTCCAAGACCCTGGCTTCTGTTGTGGCTGCCTTACCTCTCCCCCCTGGCCTAAAGAGGAAGTTCTCAGACGAACCCCTAGGCTCTGCACCCCCCAACAAGCTGCCCAGAAAAG ATGAGTCAAGCTCATCCCAGATGCCTGCTGCTTGTtgcagtgagaggagagaggtgtcccCTCAGCTCCTGGATAGCTCTGACATGGACTGCTCTGTTTGTATGAG GCTGTTCTACGAGCCAGTCACCACCCCCTGTGGACACACCTTCTGTATGAAGTGTCTTGAGCGCTGTCTGGACCACAACCCCAACTGCCCCCTGTGTAAAGAGAACATTACAGAG TACCTGGCCACTAGAGGGTACCATAAGACCCTGCTGATGGAGGAGGTGCTGCAGCGCTACCTGTCTGAGGAGCTGGCTGAGAGGAGCAAGGTGTACCAGGAAGAAATGGCAGAGCTGTCAAA CTTGGCCCAGGAAGTGCCCATCTTCATCTGCACCATGGCATTTCCCACAATTCCCTGTCCCTTGCAAGTCTTCGAGCCGTGTTATAGGCTGATGATCCGACGCTCTATGGAGACGGGAACCAAGCAGTTTGGAATGTGCATTGCTGACGACATCAAAGG CTTCGCAGACTACGGCTGTATGTTGGAGGTGAAAGACGTGAAGTTCCAAGCAGACGGGCGCTCGGTGGTCGACACGGTCGGAGTGTCCCGCTTCAGAGTGCTGAGCCACGGCCACCGCGACGGCTACAACACAGCCAAGATAGAGCACCTGGAGGACcagaaggtggagggagaggagctggCGGAGCTGCAGAAGCTGCATGACTGTGTGTACGAGCAGGCCAGCACCTGGTTCACCTCCCTCAAAGACAACATGAAGAACCAGATCGTCAGCCACTTTGGACAGCTGCCTGACAAAGACCCTGACATACAG GGGGGTGCCAGtggtcctgcatggtgttggtgGCTGCTGGCGGTACTTCCCCTGGAGAAGAGAGCCCAGCTAAGCATCCTGGCCATGACCACCCTCCGAGAGCGCCTCAGCACTACCCGCCGCGTGCTCAGCCTCGTCACACGCAAACACCCTCCACCGCGGCGACCATCTTCAGCAGCGGCAGCCTCATCATCACTGTAG
- the LOC112266421 gene encoding LON peptidase N-terminal domain and RING finger protein 2 isoform X1: MDVRLENHLDYFIHDNTAAAGLSPEMLAVAREAFRAGDFNLLAEIYGSQLADLRQPDRSLCLLNADALSRAGRTAEALDSYCTAANLDRLRPNELGSLVDCIAHTLRVKECLKECADSDGVSEDEHSLDLFSCRLCKCLLIEPTTLECGHTFCKPCIEDDGVKECEFCRYKLNETNRELKPIGFKVNVVLSGLLGKWFCAESEARRCWLEGDRMRNEQDFINALEKYNYALEKAPYMCGLLGRRAELHLAMNNFRQALQDGDAMCRLTPLSPKAHYVKALALNKAGYNEEALQEYFYCLALKPDWTSVKLETQKMLSEMFSTFKADGLPTSSLRPHPTGPASHLKPASHLLDSLHSTPRRWSQTPTGRRDSLSDTGAETKSSCEDSKTLASVVAALPLPPGLKRKFSDEPLGSAPPNKLPRKVLCSDESSSSQMPAACCSERREVSPQLLDSSDMDCSVCMRLFYEPVTTPCGHTFCMKCLERCLDHNPNCPLCKENITEYLATRGYHKTLLMEEVLQRYLSEELAERSKVYQEEMAELSNLAQEVPIFICTMAFPTIPCPLQVFEPCYRLMIRRSMETGTKQFGMCIADDIKGFADYGCMLEVKDVKFQADGRSVVDTVGVSRFRVLSHGHRDGYNTAKIEHLEDQKVEGEELAELQKLHDCVYEQASTWFTSLKDNMKNQIVSHFGQLPDKDPDIQGGASGPAWCWWLLAVLPLEKRAQLSILAMTTLRERLSTTRRVLSLVTRKHPPPRRPSSAAAASSSL; this comes from the exons ATGGATGTTCGTTTGGAAAACCACTTGGATTATTTTATCCACGACAATACTGCTGCTGCGGGCTTGAGTCCAGAAATGCTGGCAGTTGCACGGGAAGCCTTCCGTGCTGGGGACTTCAACCTCCTTGCTGAGATATACGGCTCCCAGCTGGCGGACCTCCGACAACCGGACCGGAGCCTCTGCCTTCTGAATGCGGATGCTCTCAGCCGTGCAGGGCGGACAGCGGAGGCTCTGGATTCATACTGCACCGCCGCCAACTTGGACAGGTTACGACCAAACGAACTAGGTTCTCTCGTTGACTGTATTGCGCACACTTTGCGCGTAAAAGAATGCCTAAAAGAATGCGCAGACTCCGATGGGGTTTCCGAGGATGAGCATTCGTTGGACCTGTTCTCATGTCGGCTTTGCAAGTGCTTGTTAATCGAGCCAACAACTTTGGAATGCGGCCATACATTCTGCAAACCATGCATTGAGGATGACGGTGTCAAAGAATGTGAATTCTGTCGTTACAAACTGAACGAAACAAATCGAGAATTAAAGCCAATCGGGTTTAAAGTGAATGTAGTACTCAGTGGGCTGTTGGGTAAATGGTTTTGTGCAGAGAGTGAAGCAAGACGATGCTGGCTTGAAGGGGATAGAATGCGGAACGAACAGGACTTTATCAACGCACTTGAAAAATACAACTACGCTCTTGAAAAAG CCCCCTATATGTGTGGGCTGCTGGGCCGACGGGCAGAGCTGCATCTGGCGATGAACAACTTCAGACAGGCCCTACAGGATGGGGACGCCATGTGTCGACTGACGCCCCTCTCTCCCAAG GCTCACTACGTGAAGGCCCTGGCTCTGAACAAAGCCGGTTATAATGAAGAGGCCCTGCAAGAATACTTCTACTGTCTGGCTCTGAAGCCAGACTGGACCTCAGTCAAGCTGGAAACGCAAAAG ATGCTGAGTGAGATGTTCTCCACGTTCAAGGCAGACGGTCTCCCCACGTCATCACTTCGCCCCCACCCAACAGGCCCCGCCTCCCACCTCAAACCAGCCTCCCATCTCCTCgactccctccattccacccctCGTAGATGGAGCCAAACCCCTACTGGCCGTAGAGACAGTTTGTCTGACACTGGAGCAGAGACCAAGTCCTCATGTGAGGACTCCAAGACCCTGGCTTCTGTTGTGGCTGCCTTACCTCTCCCCCCTGGCCTAAAGAGGAAGTTCTCAGACGAACCCCTAGGCTCTGCACCCCCCAACAAGCTGCCCAGAAAAG TCTTGTGTTCAGATGAGTCAAGCTCATCCCAGATGCCTGCTGCTTGTtgcagtgagaggagagaggtgtcccCTCAGCTCCTGGATAGCTCTGACATGGACTGCTCTGTTTGTATGAG GCTGTTCTACGAGCCAGTCACCACCCCCTGTGGACACACCTTCTGTATGAAGTGTCTTGAGCGCTGTCTGGACCACAACCCCAACTGCCCCCTGTGTAAAGAGAACATTACAGAG TACCTGGCCACTAGAGGGTACCATAAGACCCTGCTGATGGAGGAGGTGCTGCAGCGCTACCTGTCTGAGGAGCTGGCTGAGAGGAGCAAGGTGTACCAGGAAGAAATGGCAGAGCTGTCAAA CTTGGCCCAGGAAGTGCCCATCTTCATCTGCACCATGGCATTTCCCACAATTCCCTGTCCCTTGCAAGTCTTCGAGCCGTGTTATAGGCTGATGATCCGACGCTCTATGGAGACGGGAACCAAGCAGTTTGGAATGTGCATTGCTGACGACATCAAAGG CTTCGCAGACTACGGCTGTATGTTGGAGGTGAAAGACGTGAAGTTCCAAGCAGACGGGCGCTCGGTGGTCGACACGGTCGGAGTGTCCCGCTTCAGAGTGCTGAGCCACGGCCACCGCGACGGCTACAACACAGCCAAGATAGAGCACCTGGAGGACcagaaggtggagggagaggagctggCGGAGCTGCAGAAGCTGCATGACTGTGTGTACGAGCAGGCCAGCACCTGGTTCACCTCCCTCAAAGACAACATGAAGAACCAGATCGTCAGCCACTTTGGACAGCTGCCTGACAAAGACCCTGACATACAG GGGGGTGCCAGtggtcctgcatggtgttggtgGCTGCTGGCGGTACTTCCCCTGGAGAAGAGAGCCCAGCTAAGCATCCTGGCCATGACCACCCTCCGAGAGCGCCTCAGCACTACCCGCCGCGTGCTCAGCCTCGTCACACGCAAACACCCTCCACCGCGGCGACCATCTTCAGCAGCGGCAGCCTCATCATCACTGTAG